One genomic window of Coffea eugenioides isolate CCC68of chromosome 1, Ceug_1.0, whole genome shotgun sequence includes the following:
- the LOC113780551 gene encoding pre-mRNA-processing-splicing factor 8A-like — translation MPPGTSGGAGPSGGIPPPVPPPASYTVLPSEAQLEEKARKWMQLNSKRYGDKRKFGFVETQKEDMPPEHVRKIIRDHGDMSSKKYRHDKRVYLGALKFVPHAVYKLLENMPMPWEQVRDVKVLYHITGAITFVNEIPWVVEPIYLAQWGTMWIMMRREKRDRRHFKRMRFPPFDDEEPPLDYADNLLDVDPLEPIQLELDEEEDSAVYTWFYDHKPLVKTKLINGPSYQKWHLSLPIMATLHRLAGQLLSDLIDRNYFYLFDMESFFTAKAMNMCIPGGPKFEPLYRDMEKGDEDWNEFNDINKLIIRSPLRTEYRIAFPHLYSNRPRKVKLGVYHTPMVMYIKTEDPDLPAFYYDPLIHPITSSNKDRWEKKNYEDEGDDDFSLPEGVEPFLRSTPLYTDTTAAGISLLFAPRPFNMRSGRMRRAEDIPLVSEWYKEHCPPSYPVKVRVSYQKLLKCFVLNQLHHRPPKAQKKKHLFRSLAATKFFQTTELDWAEAGLQVCKQGYNMLNLLIHRKNLNYLHLDYNFNLKPVKTLTTKERKKSRFGNAFHLCREILRLTKLVVDANIQFRLGNVDAFQLADGLQYIFSHVGQLTGMYRYKYRLMRQIRMCKDLKHLIYYRFNTGPVGKGPGCGFWAPMWRVWLFFLRGTVPLLERWLGNLLARQFEGRHSKGVAKTVTKQRVESHFDLELRAAVMHDVLDAMPEGIKQNKSRTILQHLSEAWRCWKANIPWKVPGLPVPVENMILRYVKSKADWWTNVAHYNRERIRRGATVDKTVCRKNLGRLTRLWLKAEQERQHNYLKDGPYVTPEEAVAVYTTTVHWLESRKFSPIPFPPLSYKHDTKLLILALERLKESYSVAVRLNQLQREELGLIEQAYDNPHEALSRIKRHLLTQRAFKEVGIEFMDLYSYLIPVYEIEPLEKITDAYLDQYLWYEGDKRHLFPNWIKPADSEPPPLLVYKWCQGINNLQGIWDTSEGQCVVMLQTKLEKFFEKIDLTMLNRLLRLVLDHNIADYVTAKNNVVLSYKDMSHTNSYGLIRGLQFASFVVQYYGLVLDLLLLGLTRASEIAGPPQMPNEFITYWDTNVETRHPIRLYSRYIDKVHILFRFTQEEARDLIQRYLTEHPDPNNENMVGYNNKKCWPRDARMRLMKHDVNLGRSVFWDMKNRLPRSITTLEWENSFVSVYSKDNPNLLFSMCGLEVRILPKIRMSQEAFSNTRDGVWNLQNEQTKERTAVAFLRVDDEHMKVFENRVRQILMSSGSTTFTKIVNKWNTALIGLMTYFREATIHTQELLDLLVKCENKIQTRIKIGLNSKMPSRFPPVIFYTPKEIGGLGMLSMGHILIPQSDLRYSQQTDVGVTHFRSGMSHEEDQLIPNLYRYIQPWESEFIDSQRVWAEYALKRQESQAQNRRLTLEDLEDSWDRGIPRINTLFQKDRHTLAYDKGWRVRTDFKQYQVLKQNPFWWTHQRHDGKLWNLNNYRTDVIQALGGVEGILEHTLFKGTYFPTWEGLFWEKASGFEESMKYKKLTNAQRSGLNQIPNRRFTLWWSPTINRANVYVGFQVQLDLTGIFMHGKIPTLKISLIQIFRAHLWQKIHESVVMDLCQVLDQELDALEIETVQKETIHPRKSYKMNSSCADIILFAAHRWPMSKPSLVAESKDVFDQKASNKYWIDFQIRWGDYDSHDIERYTRAKFMDYTTDNMSIYPSPTGVMIGIDLAYNLHSAFGNWFPGSKPLLAQAMNKIMKSNPALYVLRERIRKGLQLYSSEPTEPYLSSQNYGEIFSNQIIWFVDDTNVYRVTIHKTFEGNLTTKPINGAIFIFNPRTGQLFLKVIHTSVWAGQKRLGQLAKWKTAEEVAALVRSLPVEEQPKQIIVTRKGMLDPLEVHLLDFPNIVIKGSELQLPFQACLKIEKFGDLILKATEPQMVLFNIYDDWLKSISSYTAFSRLILILRALHANNEKAKMLLKPDKTIVTEPHHVWPSLTDDQWMKVEVALRDLILSDYAKKNNVNTSALTQSEIRDIILGAEITPPSQQRQQIAEVEKHAKEASQLTAVTTKTTNVHGDELIVTTTSPYEQNPFISKTDWRVRAISATNLYLRVNHIYVNSEDIKETGYTYIMPKNILKKFICIADLRTQIAGYMFGISPPDNPQVKEIRCIAMPPQWATHQQVHLPSALPEHDFLDDLEPLGWMHTQPNELPQLSSQDLTNHARILENNKQWDGEKCIILTCSFTPGSCSLTAYKLTPSGYEWGRANKDTGSNPQGYMPTHYEKVQMLLSDRFLGFYMIPDNGPWNYNFMGVKHTASMKYGVKLGTPREYYHEDHRPTHFLEFSNLEEGETAEGDREDAFT, via the exons ATGCCGCCGGGGACTAGTGGAGGAGCAGGACCTAGTGGTGGTATTCCTCCGCCTGTTCCACCGCCTGCTTCTTATACTGTTCTGCCGTCTGAGGCGCAGCTCGAGGAGAAGGCTCGTAAATGGATGCAGCTTAATTCGAAGAGGTATGGTGACAAGAGGAAGTTTGGATTTGTTGAAACTCAGAAGGAAGACATGCCGCCCGAGCATGTGAGGAAAATTATAAG GGATCATGGTGATATGTCCTCAAAAAAATATCGACATGATAAACGTGTATACCTAGGAGCTCTCAAGTTTGTACCTCATGCTGTCTATAAACTCCTTGAGAACATGCCAATGCCTTGGGAACAG GTCCGAGATGTGAAGGTCTTATATCATATAACTGGGGCAATTACATTTGTGAATGAAATACCTTGGGTTGTTGAGCCGATTTATCTAGCACAG TGGGGTACAATGTGGATTATGATGCGAAGGGAGAAGAGAGATCGGCGGCATTTCAAGAGGATGAGGTTTCCTCCGTTTGATGATGAGGAGCCTCCACTAGATTATGCTGACAATCTGTTGGATGTGGATCCTTTGGAGCCAATTCAGCTGGAGTTAGATGAGGAAGAAGATTCTGCTGTATATACTTGGTTTTATGATCATAAGCCTCTTGTAAAAACTAAGCTTATAAATGGCCCTAGCTACCAAAAATGGCATTTGTCCCTCCCAATCATGGCAACACTTCATCGTCTTGCTGGGCAGCTCCTATCAGATCTCATTGATCGCAATTATTTCTACCTGTTTGATATGGAGTCATTTTTTACTGCCAAAGCAATGAACATGTGCATACCTG GTGGCCCTAAATTTGAACCTTTGTATCGGGACATGGAAAAAGGAGATGAAGACTGGAATGAGTTTAATGACATCAACAAGCTTATCATAAGGTCACCTCTAAGGACAGAGTACAGAATTGCATTCCCTCATTTGTATAGCAACAGACCCCGGAAGGTGAAGCTTGGAGTGTATCACACCCCTATGGTCATGTATATAAAGACAGAGGATCCTGATCTGCCTGCATTTTACTATGATCCTCTAATTCACCCCATAACCAGCTCCAATAAAGACAGGTGGGAGAAGAAGAATTATGAGGATGAGGGGGATGATGACTTTTCATTACCTGAAGGGGTTGAACCATTTCTAAGAAGTACTCCCTTATATACTGATACTACTGCTGCCGGTATATCACTTCTTTTTGCTCCACGACCTTTTAACATGAGATCTGGTCGAATGCGACGAGCTGAAGATATACCTCTTGTATCTGAGTGGTATAAGGAACATTG TCCTCCATCATATCCTGTCAAAGTTCGTGTGAGTTATCAGAAGTTGTTGAAGTGTTTTGTGTTAAATCAGCTGCATCATAGACCACCTAAGGCTCAGAAAAAGAAGCACCTGTTTCGTTCTCTTGCAGccacaaaatttttccaaactacAGAACTTGATTGGGCTGAAGCTGGGCTCCAAGTTTGTAAACAGGGTTACAATATGTTAAATTTGTTGATTCACAGGAAAAATCTGAATTATCTTCATCTGGACTATAATTTCAACCTGAAACCTGTGAAGACTCTTACTACAAAGGAGCGCAAGAAGTCTCGTTTTGGAAATGCTTTTCATCTTTGTCGTGAAATACTTCGGTTGACAAAGCTTGTAGTTGATGCAAATATCCAGTTCCGCTTGGGAAATGTGGATGCATTTCAGTTGGCAGATGGCTTGCAATATATTTTTTCGCATGTTGGGCAGTTGACAGGTATGTACAGATATAAATACAGGCTTATGCGGCAGATACGAATGTGCAAGGATTTGAAACACTTGATTTACTACCGATTTAATACTGGGCCAGTTGGGAAAGGACCAGGTTGTGGTTTTTGGGCACCTATGTGGAGAGTGTGGTTGTTTTTCCTTCGTGGGACAGTCCCTCTTCTGGAGCGGTGGTTGGGAAACTTATTGGCAAGACAATTTGAGGGACGACATTCTAAAGGGGTCGCTAAAACCGTTACCAAGCAGCGTGTCGAAAGCCATTTTGATTTGGAGCTTCGTGCTGCCGTAATGCATGATGTTCTTGATGCCATGCCAGAAGGCATTAAGCAAAATAAGTCAAGAACTATCTTGCAGCATCTAAGTGAAGCTTGGCGTTGTTGGAAAGCCAATATTCCCTGGAAGGTACCTGGTCTGCCTGTTCCAGTTGAGAACATGATTCTCCGCTATGTTAAGTCAAAAGCTGATTGGTGGACAAATGTTGCTCATTATAATCGTGAACGCATACGAAGAGGTGCAACTGTAGACAAAACAGTCTGTCGTAAGAACCTTGGAAGATTGACCCGTCTTTGGCTTAAAGCAGAACAGGAACGTCAGCACAATTATCTAAAAGATGGCCCATATGTGACACCTGAAGAAGCTGTGGCCGTTTACACTACCACTGTCCACTGGTTGGAGTCTAGAAAATTCTCACCTATTCCATTCCCTCCCTTGTCATACAAGCATGATACGAAGCTTCTTATCCTTGCCCTTGAAAGGTTGAAAGAATCTTATAGCGTGGCTGTGAGGTTAAATCAACTACAAAGAGAAGAGTTGGGTCTCATTGAACAAGCATATGATAATCCACACGAGGCTTTGTCACGGATTAAACGTCATCTTCTGACCCAGCGTGCCTTCAAAGAAGTTGGTATTGAGTTCATGGATTTATACAGCTATTTGATACCGGTTTATGAGATTGAACCCCTTGAGAAGATAACAGATGCATATCTTGACCAATATCTCTGGTATGAAGGCGACAAGCGCCACTTGTTTCCAAATTGGATAAAGCCAGCTGATTCAGAGCCACCCCCATTGTTGGTCTATAAATGGTGTCAGGGCATAAATAACTTGCAAGGCATTTGGGATACAAGTGAAGGTCAATGTGTTGTgatgcttcaaaccaaattggaaaaattctttgaaaaaattgatttgacCATGCTAAATAGGCTTCTAAGGTTGGTTCTTGATCACAATATTGCTGATTATGTCACAGCCAAGAACAATGTTGTGCTGTCCTATAAGGATATGAGTCATACCAACTCCTATGGCCTTATTCGTGGTCTGCAATTTGCTTCTTTTGTTGTACAGTACTATGGACTAGTGCTGGATCTTTTGCTTCTTGGTTTGACTCGAGCCAGTGAAATTGCTGGTCCTCCACAGATGCCGAATGAGTTCATAACTTACTGGGACACTAACGTGGAGACACGACACCCCATAAGATTGTACTCCCGTTACATTGATAAGGTGCACATATTGTTTCGATTTACTCAGGAAGAGGCACGGGACCTTATCCAGCGGTACCTTACTGAGCATCCTGATCCCAATAATGAGAATATGGTGGGTTATAACAACAAGAAGTGCTGGCCAAGAGATGCACGCATGAGGCTTATGAAGCATGATG TCAATCTTGGGAGAAGTGTGTTCTGGGACATGAAGAATCGTCTTCCTAGAAGCATTACCACATTAGAATGGGAGAACAGCTTTGTCTCTGTTTATAGCAAAGATAATCCCAACTTGCTTTTCAGCATGTGTGGTTTAGAGGTTCGTATACTGCCAAAGATAAGGATGAGTCAAGAAGCTTTCAGCAATACTCGAGATGGGGTTTGGAACTTGCAGAATGAGCAGACTAAAGAGCGTACTGCTGTCGCTTTCTTACGTGTTGATGATGAGCACATGAAGGTTTTTGAAAATCGTGTGAGGCAGATTCTTATGTCATCGGGTTCTACAACGTTCACCAAAATTGTCAACAAATGGAATACAGCTTTGATAG GTCTAATGACATATTTCCGGGAAGCAACTATTCATACACAGGAATTGCTGGATTTACTGGTTAAATGTGAAAATAAAATTCAGACCCGTATTAAGATTGGTTTAAATTCAAAAATGCCAAGCAG GTTTCCTCCTGTTATTTTTTATACACCGAAGGAAATTGGGGGACTAGGGATGTTGTCAATGGGTCACATATTGATTCCACAGAGTGATCTCCGATACAGTCAGCAGACAGATGTAGGTGTGACACATTTCAGGAGTGGAATGAGTCATGAAGAAGACCAGTTGATTCCCAATCTTTATCGCTATATACAG CCATGGGAGAGTGAATTCATAGATTCACAGCGAGTTTGGGCTGAATATGCGTTAAAGAGACAAGAGTCTCAGGCACAGAACAGGCGTTTGACTCTTGAAGATCTGGAA GATTCATGGGACCGTGGAATTCCTCGAATCAACACTTTATTCCAGAAAGATAGACACACCCTTGCATATGACAAGGGATGGAGAGTGAGAACAGATTTTAAGCAATATCAAGTTCTGAAACAGAACCCGTTTTGGTGGACGCACCAGAGGCATGATGGTAAGCTATGGAACTTGAACAATTACAGAACTGATGTTATTCAGGCACTAGGAGGAGTTGAAGGAATTCTGGAGCACACATTGTTCAAAGGGACATA CTTCCCTACTTGGGAGGGTCTCTTCTGGGAAAAGGCATCAGGTTTTGAGGAATCCATGAAGTATAAGAAGCTAACGAATGCACAGAGATCTGGGCTCAACCAAATCCCTAACCGCAGATTTACGCTTTGGTGGTCACCCACAATAAATCGAGCAAATGTTTATGTTGGTTTCCAAGTGCAGCTGGATTTGACAGGGATATTTATGCATGGAAAGATCCCAACTTTGAAGATATCTCTAATACAGATATTCCGTGCTCACTTGTGGCAGAAGATTCATGAAAGCGTTGTGATGGATCTTTGCCAGGTCTTAGATCAAGaacttgatgcattggaaattGAGACTGTGCAGAAGGAAACTATCCATCCAAGAAAAAGCTACAAAATGAACAGCTCTTGTGCTGACATTATTCTTTTTGCGGCCCATAGATGGCCTATGTCAAAGCCTAGTCTTGTGGCCGAGTCTAAGGATGTTTTTGATCAGAAGGCTAGCAATAAATATTGGATAGACTTTCAGATTCGTTGGGGTGATTATGACTCTCATGACATTGAGCGGTACACTAGGGCAAAATTTATGGATTACACAACAGACAACATGTCTATATATCCTTCACCAACTG GGGTAATGATTGGGATTGATCTTGCTTACAACTTGCATTCCGCATTTGGTAACTGGTTCCCCGGCTCTAAACCGTTGCTCGCTCAGGCCATGAATAAAATCATGAAG TCAAATCCTGCTTTATATGTTTTGAGGGAACGAATAAGGAAAGGCTTACAACTGTATTCTTCAGAGCCAACAGAGCCATACCTGTCATCTCAAAATTACGGTGAAATCTTCAGTAACCAGATAATCTGGTTCGTTGATGACACTAATGTCTACAGGGTGACAATTCACAAGACATTTGAAGGCAATCTAACTACAAAACCCATCAATGGTGCCATCTTCATTTTCAATCCGAGGACAGGGCAGCTATTTCTCAAG GTTATTCACACTAGTGTTTGGGCTGGGCAAAAGCGTTTAGGACAGCTGGCCAAGTGGAAGACTGCCGAAGAAGTAGCGGCCCTCGTACGTTCTTTACCTGTTGAGGAACAGCCAAAGCAGATCATTGTCACTCGTAAGGGAATGTTGGATCCCTTGGAGGTTCACCTGCTGGACTTTCCAAATATTGTCATTAAAGGAAGTGAGCTTCAACTACCATTCCAAGCATGcttgaaaattgagaaatttgGTGATCTGATACTGAAAGCTACAGAACCACAAATGGTTTTGTTTAACATCTACGATGATTGGCTCAAAAGTATTTCATCATATACGGCTTTCTCCAGATTGATTCTAATCTTGCGTGCACTCCATGCGAACAATGAGAAGGCAAAGATGTTACTGAAGCCTGACAAGACAATTGTCACTGAACCACATCACGTTTGGCCCTCTCTTACAGATGATCAGTGGATGAAG GTTGAGGTTGCTTTGAGAGATCTTATATTGTCAGATTATGCCAAAAAGAACAACGTGAACACTTCAGCGCTTACACAATCTGAGATTCGTGATATAATCCTTGGAGCTGAAATTACTCCACCTTCTCAGCAGCGACAACAAATTGCTGAGGTCGAAAAGCAT GCCAAGGAAGCAAGTCAGCTGACAGCAGTCACCACAAAAACCACCAATGTCCATGGGGATGAACTGATTGTTACGACTACAAGCCCATATGAGCAAAATCCATTTATTTCTAAAACTGACTGGCGTGTTAGAGCAATTTCAGCGACAAATCTTTATCTCCGAGTCAATCATATATATGTAAATTCTGAGGATATAAAG GAAACTGGCTACACTTACATTATGCCCAAAAACATATTGAAGAAGTTCATCTGCATTGCAGATTTGCGGACTCAAATTGCAGGCTATATGTTTGGCATTAGCCCGCCAGATAATCCTCAGGTTAAGGAAATTCGTTGTATTGCCATGCCACCACAATGGGCAACTCATCAGCAAGTGCATCTGCCATCAGCTCTTCCAGAGCATGACTTCCTCGATGATTTGGAGCCTTTGGGATGGATGCATACACAGCCAAATGAACTTCCTCAATTGTCTTCTCAG GATCTGACAAATCATGCTCGAATTCTGGAGAACAACAAGCAATGGGATGGAGAGAAGTGCATTATACTAACTTGCAGTTTTACACCCGGTTCCTGCTCATTAACTGCATATAAGTTGACGCCATCAGGTTATGAATGGGGACGCGCAAACAAAGATACAGGAAGTAATCCTCAAGGTTACATGCCCACACACTATGAGAAGGTGCAGATGCTCCTAAGTGATCGCTTCCTTGGTTTCTACATG ATCCCAGATAATGGACCATGGAATTACAATTTCATGGGAGTAAAGCATACTGCGAGCATGAAGTATGGAGTGAAGCTGGGAACACCTAGGGAGTACTATCACGAGGATCATCGGCCCACCCATTTCTTGGAGTTCAGCAACTTGGAGGAGGGTGAGACTGCAGAAGGAGACCGTGAGGACGCATTCACTTGA